The following is a genomic window from SAR86 cluster bacterium.
GAACAAGCTGTAATTGTTGATGTTAGAACTCAAGATGAGTGGAATCAGGGCCATCTTGAAACTGCCCTCCATATCGAATTAGATAAAATTGAAACTATAAATGATAATTATGATTTTAAAGATCATAAAATTTATCTTTACTGTAGATCTGGCAAAAGATCGGGGATTGCTCTAGAAATTTTAAAAAATCTTGGTTACAAAGATCTAGTAAATGCTGGAGGAATAAAAGAAGCCAGCAGCCTTTTAAAAAAAGAAATCATTAAATAGCATCAATTGGCATTGATCTTGCATTACTTATAGTTAAATCGTATGTTGACACTGCATACATATAGCGTAAAATGATTTTATACTATGTATGCACTGCAAACATATAATAATAATTTTTTAACTTATAGGTAAAACATGATTAAAATTTCCCCCTTAGCTTTTTTATTAGTTTTTGCATTGCAGCCTTTGTCAGCTGCAACTTTGGATTTTGAAACCAAAGAAAATATTGCTCTGTCAGGCAAAATTGCAACAGTCAAAACATCAAAAAAATATTCTAATCCGCAAAAATGTGC
Proteins encoded in this region:
- a CDS encoding rhodanese-like domain-containing protein translates to MFRFLLILIVSGFIMGEQAVIVDVRTQDEWNQGHLETALHIELDKIETINDNYDFKDHKIYLYCRSGKRSGIALEILKNLGYKDLVNAGGIKEASSLLKKEIIK
- a CDS encoding PAN domain-containing protein, with product MIKISPLAFLLVFALQPLSAATLDFETKENIALSGKIATVKTSKKYSNPQKCAAFCASRESCVAFTLDTKRGSCTLLKNVSSEKDSSESYSGFKA